The following proteins come from a genomic window of Alicyclobacillus dauci:
- a CDS encoding 2,4'-dihydroxyacetophenone dioxygenase family protein, with protein sequence MFDTSDTKFTPSSAYEIVKIPETYANIIERYGVEGKYVNAQESPWVPFGVNAAIRHLAFDVRNNIASNILWIKSGGVIGTHKHRGTIVMVCMEGSARYLEYDWVAGPGDFIWETPGLCHTLVSDDPNGVKLFGWLQGPIEFYDENANFLETVDVWWYINHYETYCRDHDIPINKQMYL encoded by the coding sequence ATGTTTGACACGTCCGACACGAAGTTTACACCGTCTTCCGCTTACGAGATCGTCAAAATCCCCGAGACCTATGCGAATATCATAGAACGCTATGGTGTTGAGGGTAAGTACGTCAATGCTCAGGAGAGCCCATGGGTGCCATTTGGTGTGAATGCTGCCATACGCCATCTAGCCTTCGACGTTCGAAACAATATTGCGAGCAACATTCTTTGGATCAAGTCAGGGGGCGTAATTGGCACACATAAGCACAGGGGCACGATAGTCATGGTGTGCATGGAAGGCAGCGCGCGCTATCTTGAATATGACTGGGTCGCGGGTCCTGGAGACTTCATCTGGGAAACGCCGGGATTGTGCCATACGCTCGTGAGTGATGACCCGAATGGAGTCAAGTTGTTCGGGTGGCTTCAAGGTCCTATCGAGTTTTACGATGAGAATGCTAATTTCCTTGAGACGGTAGATGTCTGGTGGTACATCAACCACTACGAAACCTACTGCCGGGACCATGACATCCCCATTAACAAACAAATGTACCTCTGA
- a CDS encoding thiamine pyrophosphate-requiring protein, translating into MQQKYTTGTAFLEALRDAGVSYLFVNLGSDHPALIESLAQVNQEQNKFPQVITCPHEMVALSAAHGYAQVTGRPQAVIVHVECGTQNLGGAIHNAAKGRVPVLVFAGASPYTQENELLGSRNEFIHWIQDVRDQRGIVRGYVKYDNEIRTGANVKQLVYRSLQIAQSNPKGPVYLMGPREVMEEETEPVTLNSDLWQPISPSALPSQGVRDIVSDLLKAENPLIVTSYLGRSNGAVEELTRLCNRLAIPVVESVPSYMNFPTDNPLHCGYQWTNAQNELLSEADVVLVIDSDVPWIPSGNKPSEESTVYYIDVDPLKTQMPLWYIPSKRFFAADSGVALQQLNEYLDFLDDADVPARGERRERIARVHERQRSQWTEEETGREHEITPAYLTACVRELLDDNTIVLSEGISNFDTICRHLRLTKPGTLLSSGGGSLGWHGGAAIGVKLAMPYKTIISLVGDGTYMFSVPSSVHWIARKYQTPFLTVIYNNGGWKSPKLSTLAVHPEGVAKRTDTFFTKFDPGSDLEKIAEAAGGAFAKSVEDPRQLKDVLREALAEVQNGHPAVVNVRLPHH; encoded by the coding sequence ATGCAACAAAAATATACAACTGGTACCGCATTTTTAGAAGCGTTGCGTGACGCTGGCGTGTCGTACCTGTTTGTGAATTTAGGTAGTGATCATCCAGCTCTCATTGAAAGTTTGGCACAGGTAAACCAGGAACAGAACAAATTCCCGCAGGTAATCACATGTCCTCACGAGATGGTGGCACTCAGCGCTGCGCATGGTTACGCGCAAGTGACAGGAAGGCCTCAGGCAGTGATTGTTCATGTGGAATGTGGGACACAGAATCTTGGCGGGGCAATTCACAATGCCGCAAAGGGGAGAGTTCCCGTACTCGTTTTCGCCGGAGCATCACCCTATACCCAAGAAAATGAACTCTTGGGTAGTCGAAACGAGTTCATTCATTGGATTCAAGACGTGCGAGACCAACGCGGGATAGTACGAGGATATGTCAAATACGACAACGAGATTCGAACGGGTGCGAATGTCAAGCAACTCGTCTACCGGTCCTTGCAAATCGCTCAGAGTAACCCTAAGGGACCAGTTTATTTGATGGGCCCACGAGAGGTGATGGAGGAAGAAACGGAGCCAGTCACACTCAACAGTGATTTGTGGCAACCAATATCTCCGAGTGCACTTCCATCACAGGGAGTGAGAGACATTGTGAGCGACCTTCTGAAAGCAGAGAATCCTTTAATCGTCACCTCCTACCTTGGAAGATCTAACGGGGCTGTAGAAGAATTGACTCGTCTGTGCAACCGCTTGGCAATACCGGTGGTTGAGTCTGTTCCTAGCTACATGAATTTTCCAACAGACAACCCGCTGCATTGTGGATACCAGTGGACGAATGCTCAGAACGAATTACTGTCCGAGGCTGACGTGGTGCTTGTCATTGACAGTGATGTCCCGTGGATCCCGTCGGGGAACAAACCTTCAGAAGAATCTACTGTCTATTATATTGATGTCGATCCGCTGAAGACACAGATGCCACTTTGGTATATTCCATCAAAGCGGTTTTTTGCAGCCGATTCAGGTGTAGCATTACAACAGCTAAATGAGTACCTGGATTTCTTAGACGATGCTGACGTTCCTGCACGCGGCGAGCGGCGCGAAAGGATAGCCAGGGTTCATGAGCGGCAACGCAGTCAGTGGACTGAAGAAGAGACCGGTCGTGAACACGAGATTACACCAGCCTATTTGACCGCATGCGTCAGGGAGCTACTAGACGATAATACAATTGTTCTTTCAGAAGGGATTTCTAATTTCGACACAATTTGTCGGCATCTTCGTCTAACCAAACCTGGAACGTTGCTTAGTAGTGGTGGTGGCTCCTTGGGATGGCACGGCGGTGCCGCGATTGGAGTAAAACTGGCGATGCCGTATAAAACAATCATTAGCTTAGTCGGTGACGGCACTTACATGTTTAGCGTACCGTCGTCCGTGCATTGGATTGCCCGCAAGTATCAAACTCCATTTCTGACTGTAATTTATAACAATGGAGGTTGGAAGTCTCCAAAGCTGTCGACTCTAGCTGTTCATCCAGAAGGAGTGGCCAAGCGTACGGATACCTTCTTTACCAAGTTTGATCCGGGCTCAGATCTTGAAAAGATTGCTGAAGCTGCAGGGGGCGCGTTTGCGAAGTCAGTGGAAGATCCGCGGCAATTAAAGGACGTACTTAGGGAGGCCTTGGCCGAAGTGCAAAATGGTCACCCGGCCGTGGTTAATGTTCGACTCCCGCATCATTAA
- a CDS encoding MFS transporter: MQSTRRWWSYENTVLAILSLGWGFLFLERLDINYLMPSMVKDLHLSNADVGFIAAGFSLTWAFSGYFGGYLGDLLGRRKPILIISVLTFSVCSFITGLATGFLLLLVFRMVMGLLEGPFFPAGQSVLLAESSDSRRGFNLGFLQNFPSNALGGIAGPIIIVALATAFGWRNAFFFTVIPGIVVALLMWKFMREPKQLVDNSLNVASHGQQRQTEKTSPWEVFKYGNMIICMVISVCLIPWYTLLFSYAPLYLTEVRGMSPHTMSYLMSSVGLGAAVWGFVVPMISDKWGRKPTMILFCLISILGPLSVMYLHGPIWLLMVVIFVGSAGPGCMALYMSIIPAETVPRKNVGAAIGLAMASGELVGGVGLVSAGGVLANHFGLVAPLLMSGGFALIAALVAVLLRETAPLKLQKRLAAKVDVFPNLEA; encoded by the coding sequence GTGCAATCCACAAGACGATGGTGGTCTTACGAAAACACGGTCCTAGCGATTTTATCGCTAGGATGGGGTTTCCTCTTTCTCGAACGGTTGGATATCAATTATCTGATGCCTTCAATGGTCAAGGACCTGCACTTGTCAAATGCCGATGTCGGATTCATTGCGGCAGGTTTTTCATTGACGTGGGCGTTCTCGGGTTACTTTGGAGGATACCTTGGCGACCTTTTGGGGAGACGTAAGCCGATCTTAATCATCAGCGTCCTTACCTTTTCCGTCTGCTCATTTATAACGGGTCTTGCAACGGGATTTCTCTTGTTGCTAGTCTTCCGAATGGTTATGGGATTATTGGAAGGGCCGTTTTTTCCAGCGGGCCAGTCAGTGCTTCTCGCTGAATCCTCCGATTCCCGGCGAGGCTTTAATTTAGGCTTCCTGCAAAACTTTCCTTCCAATGCCCTAGGAGGTATCGCAGGCCCAATTATTATTGTGGCTCTAGCCACAGCGTTCGGATGGCGAAACGCATTCTTTTTCACGGTCATTCCAGGCATTGTTGTAGCTCTATTGATGTGGAAATTTATGCGCGAGCCAAAACAGCTTGTTGACAATTCGCTGAATGTGGCCTCGCATGGTCAACAACGTCAGACCGAAAAGACGAGCCCGTGGGAAGTTTTCAAATACGGAAACATGATTATTTGTATGGTTATTTCCGTTTGCCTGATTCCATGGTACACACTCCTCTTCAGCTATGCCCCTCTTTATCTGACAGAAGTCAGAGGCATGTCACCTCATACCATGAGCTACCTCATGTCGAGCGTTGGTCTTGGCGCGGCAGTTTGGGGATTTGTTGTGCCGATGATTTCTGATAAGTGGGGCAGAAAACCGACTATGATTCTATTTTGCTTGATTTCCATCCTCGGTCCGCTGTCCGTGATGTACTTACACGGTCCAATTTGGCTGCTGATGGTCGTGATTTTCGTGGGGTCTGCTGGACCTGGCTGTATGGCTCTGTATATGTCCATCATCCCGGCAGAGACAGTGCCGCGAAAAAATGTCGGAGCTGCAATTGGCTTGGCGATGGCGTCAGGGGAATTGGTTGGCGGCGTGGGGCTTGTCTCCGCTGGGGGCGTGTTGGCTAATCACTTTGGCTTAGTTGCACCTCTTCTGATGTCTGGAGGGTTTGCATTGATTGCCGCTTTAGTCGCTGTCCTGCTCAGGGAGACGGCACCCCTGAAGCTACAAAAGCGACTCGCAGCCAAGGTGGATGTCTTTCCCAACCTAGAGGCGTAG
- a CDS encoding XylR N-terminal domain-containing protein, giving the protein MMEDTQLTELLTIDPETQQIHMKDRRLVLIETDALGELRKDLISTLGMERAKGFLLRYGWKCGENYARTFKDMMPSHSDMDWLHAGPEIHRITGDVLVKTEKLNFDPVTRDYYAEGYWYHSYEAEQHLKHYGHYHEAVCFTLLGYAGGYVSQHLGRRVLFHEIECVGKGDAHCHWVAKPIEDWDDETRSQLRYYQEENLVEELDKAYVRIEQQKEMLRKVLLIDEQLSSELLRRKGLSSIINILGKHLKCIVNIEDKNFELFESYGPSREGEFAQFVKQHSTKENQVFNRLIVQKRTVHLPVPAEFGWKHERLIAPIIVDKEVWGYISLIKESGDFTEMEVMCIERAATICAIQLLNERISLETEERIRGEFFDEILNGDQSVENLTRRMKVLGYNLHRPQYVFVFNFLHPDKDLSEGGERYLDELRRQLASSIFDQLKQIGGNCLISSKLEQIIVLIPEDFTRVINRDARGMGQLIVQTLMNRYRDLDITVGISTLCHRMEDFRRGYDEAKKAIKLAKLKNSSCNVASFTDLGLIAYLCNDDNVEDMKRFSIRTLGAIIDYDSHNKSELAKTLHYYFDNQGNILKTSRAMNMSAGSIKYRLKRIEEITGLNLETSKDFFDTHSALMILEYFGVVEF; this is encoded by the coding sequence ATGATGGAAGATACACAACTCACGGAACTTCTCACAATTGATCCGGAAACCCAACAAATACATATGAAAGACCGGCGCCTTGTTTTAATTGAAACGGATGCACTTGGTGAATTACGTAAAGACCTCATCTCAACATTGGGCATGGAGCGGGCCAAGGGGTTTTTGCTTCGGTACGGCTGGAAATGCGGAGAGAATTACGCGCGCACATTCAAGGACATGATGCCCTCGCATTCGGATATGGATTGGCTGCACGCCGGCCCTGAGATTCATAGAATCACTGGTGACGTGCTCGTTAAGACTGAAAAACTGAACTTCGACCCTGTCACCCGAGATTATTACGCGGAGGGGTATTGGTACCATTCGTATGAAGCAGAACAACATCTCAAGCATTATGGTCATTACCATGAAGCGGTGTGTTTTACCCTCCTTGGCTACGCGGGAGGATACGTTAGCCAACACTTAGGACGTAGAGTCCTGTTTCATGAAATCGAATGCGTTGGAAAAGGAGATGCCCATTGTCACTGGGTAGCGAAACCCATTGAGGACTGGGACGACGAGACCAGGAGCCAACTCCGCTACTATCAAGAGGAGAATCTCGTTGAAGAACTGGATAAAGCATATGTTAGAATCGAGCAGCAAAAGGAAATGCTTAGAAAGGTACTCCTCATCGACGAACAGCTTTCCAGCGAGTTGTTACGACGAAAGGGACTCTCATCCATCATCAATATTCTAGGCAAGCACCTCAAATGTATAGTGAATATTGAGGACAAAAATTTCGAGCTGTTCGAGTCTTATGGCCCCTCACGCGAGGGCGAATTTGCACAGTTTGTAAAACAACACTCTACAAAGGAAAATCAGGTGTTTAATCGACTGATTGTACAAAAGCGAACCGTTCATTTGCCCGTCCCAGCAGAATTCGGCTGGAAACACGAACGCCTCATTGCCCCAATTATTGTGGACAAAGAAGTTTGGGGATACATTTCACTGATTAAAGAAAGCGGTGACTTCACAGAAATGGAGGTCATGTGCATAGAGAGAGCCGCCACCATCTGTGCGATCCAACTTCTGAATGAAAGAATCTCCCTGGAGACGGAGGAACGAATTCGAGGCGAATTTTTCGATGAGATCTTAAATGGAGATCAGAGCGTGGAAAATCTCACGCGCCGCATGAAAGTGCTCGGATACAATTTACATCGGCCACAGTATGTATTCGTTTTCAACTTTTTACACCCCGACAAAGATCTGAGTGAGGGAGGAGAACGATATCTTGATGAACTCCGGCGACAGCTCGCCTCCAGTATCTTCGATCAACTGAAACAAATCGGAGGAAATTGTCTGATTTCCAGTAAACTGGAACAAATTATCGTTCTGATCCCTGAAGATTTCACACGGGTAATTAACCGTGACGCCCGGGGCATGGGTCAACTCATAGTCCAAACTTTGATGAACAGGTACCGTGACCTCGACATCACCGTTGGCATCAGTACGCTTTGTCACCGTATGGAGGATTTTCGTAGAGGTTACGACGAAGCGAAAAAGGCAATTAAGCTCGCAAAGTTAAAAAACTCTTCCTGTAATGTGGCGTCATTCACCGATTTGGGACTCATCGCCTATTTATGCAATGACGATAACGTTGAGGACATGAAACGTTTCTCCATACGTACACTGGGTGCAATCATCGATTATGATAGCCATAATAAATCCGAACTCGCAAAAACATTACACTACTATTTTGATAATCAGGGAAATATCCTGAAGACATCGCGCGCGATGAATATGTCGGCTGGTTCTATTAAATACCGCCTCAAGCGTATCGAAGAGATAACCGGACTTAATTTGGAGACGTCAAAGGATTTTTTCGACACACATTCCGCATTGATGATTTTGGAGTACTTTGGGGTTGTTGAGTTCTAA
- a CDS encoding VOC family protein has product MNPPIFTKPLQICVVVDDIDGYMKTYTDDYGIGPWAIFEFNPDTITDMTIRGEKVDYAMTLAVCDFYGIQWELIQPRDDHNLYTEFLKEHGPGLHHVAFAADNHNKVVKWMAERGNRSLQGGNLQGNVYTYLDTVKDLGFITEIYNTPKNFVHPGPDRTYPPQDDKATAFSWDKNAF; this is encoded by the coding sequence ATGAACCCACCAATATTCACGAAACCTCTGCAAATTTGCGTTGTTGTCGACGATATCGATGGATACATGAAAACCTATACTGACGATTACGGCATCGGTCCATGGGCAATCTTCGAATTTAATCCAGACACGATTACCGACATGACGATTCGCGGCGAAAAAGTGGATTATGCTATGACATTGGCCGTCTGCGATTTCTATGGGATTCAGTGGGAATTAATACAGCCACGAGACGACCATAATCTGTATACGGAGTTTTTGAAGGAACATGGGCCCGGCCTTCACCATGTTGCGTTTGCCGCAGACAACCATAACAAGGTCGTTAAGTGGATGGCGGAACGGGGAAATCGTTCTCTGCAAGGCGGAAATCTACAAGGCAACGTATACACGTACCTTGATACAGTGAAAGACCTTGGTTTTATCACTGAAATTTACAACACACCGAAGAATTTTGTACACCCTGGCCCTGACCGAACCTACCCACCTCAGGATGATAAGGCAACCGCTTTCAGTTGGGACAAAAACGCATTTTGA
- a CDS encoding 2,4'-dihydroxyacetophenone dioxygenase family protein gives MEYYVEVEKRLDQRRDQFALPEGYIHSSEESSPWVPFLENVWIRHLTFDIRNNTASNVLWVEAGGKLGRHRHRGPVNGYVLEGSWRYLEYDWVATPGDYIRESPGRCHTLVSDKGMKTVFQLNGALEFLDDDEKIIETVDVFWFIDHYLSFCEKHNLKVNEALFL, from the coding sequence ATGGAATACTACGTAGAGGTTGAGAAGCGATTGGACCAACGACGTGACCAATTTGCATTACCGGAGGGCTATATCCATTCCTCGGAAGAGTCTTCTCCATGGGTTCCGTTTTTAGAAAATGTATGGATTCGCCACCTGACTTTTGATATTCGAAATAACACTGCATCCAACGTTCTGTGGGTAGAGGCTGGTGGAAAGCTTGGCAGGCACCGCCATCGCGGCCCAGTCAACGGATATGTGTTGGAAGGAAGCTGGCGGTATCTAGAGTACGACTGGGTTGCGACACCCGGAGACTACATTCGTGAAAGTCCTGGGCGTTGCCATACGCTTGTCTCTGATAAAGGTATGAAAACGGTATTTCAACTCAATGGGGCACTGGAGTTCCTCGATGACGACGAAAAAATTATTGAAACAGTCGATGTATTTTGGTTTATAGACCACTACCTCAGCTTCTGTGAAAAGCACAACTTGAAGGTCAACGAAGCTCTGTTTTTGTAA
- a CDS encoding SDR family NAD(P)-dependent oxidoreductase, with product MSFLQGQNAVVTGSGSGIGKAIAQELCNQGAHVYIADIDEERATQVASQYKEKGLRATGCRLNVSHSADVEAFFKRIQEADGRLDILVNCAGYAATNLISDMSDEDWARMLNVHADGSFYCLREASKIMKKHRYGRVVNISSLAAESGMYGHVHYTAAKYAVVGITEVAAKELGPFHITVNAIKPGIIRTPLGERGLLANGVGERFENVTPVRRIGEPRDIARTVAFLVHPESDFITGTSIVVDGGFILMNEMDTVVGETLRDF from the coding sequence TTGTCGTTCTTACAAGGACAGAACGCCGTGGTGACCGGTTCAGGCAGTGGCATCGGCAAGGCAATCGCACAAGAATTGTGTAACCAAGGAGCCCATGTGTATATTGCCGACATTGATGAGGAAAGAGCAACACAAGTTGCCTCGCAATACAAAGAAAAGGGCCTTCGCGCTACAGGCTGCCGCTTAAACGTGTCACACTCGGCAGACGTGGAAGCGTTCTTTAAAAGGATTCAGGAGGCGGACGGTAGACTCGATATTTTGGTGAATTGCGCAGGCTATGCAGCAACGAATTTAATCTCGGATATGAGCGACGAAGACTGGGCCCGGATGCTCAACGTCCATGCGGATGGTTCATTTTACTGCTTGCGAGAAGCTTCGAAAATCATGAAAAAGCATCGGTACGGGAGAGTGGTTAACATCTCATCTCTCGCCGCCGAGAGCGGGATGTATGGACACGTACATTATACAGCGGCCAAGTACGCTGTTGTGGGAATCACAGAAGTCGCCGCGAAAGAACTTGGACCATTTCATATTACAGTTAATGCCATCAAACCGGGGATTATCCGTACACCGTTGGGCGAACGGGGACTTCTAGCCAATGGGGTAGGGGAACGCTTTGAAAATGTCACACCGGTTAGACGAATTGGTGAACCTAGAGATATCGCAAGGACTGTTGCGTTTTTGGTTCATCCTGAGTCGGACTTTATCACCGGGACGTCGATAGTCGTTGATGGAGGGTTTATCTTAATGAACGAAATGGATACCGTCGTTGGGGAGACCCTGCGAGATTTCTGA
- a CDS encoding aldehyde dehydrogenase family protein produces the protein MSNEPIVVHTIINGERVATENQYPRENPANPGEIVGYGPVSTREDAAQAIEAASAALSVWSRVPLTERIAHMQRAIEKIKAAANELVPLLSREHGKPLYDAGGEVFVTTMWMEYACAVAEEVLKDKVEVHENGKTITTHDPVGVVAAIFPWNYPLALSTIKIAPALLAGNTIVLKPSPFAPLAVSKTIEIIAEEFPAGVINLVHGDSDVGMELTTNPKVAKIAFTGGTATGRSIMKSAADTLKNVTLELGGNDAAIILPEFDVTDDRAMRRLVISNFLTTGQICMIAKRVYVHRSIYDSFVEKYIEAANKWVRVGNPFNPDVTVGPVNNRRQLEYVKSLIDDAKRRGAKVIPLGRILDSEDFERGYFLQPTLVLDAGYDAPIVAEEQFGPTVPVLPYDDEEQVISLVNDSIYGLTSSVWGEEEHATRVARRIQAGTTMINTAAVQGLDVRFPFGGYKQSGVGREYGVEGLLAYVETHVINIPTLGELPNIPE, from the coding sequence ATGAGTAACGAACCGATTGTCGTCCATACCATTATCAATGGTGAAAGAGTTGCAACGGAAAATCAGTATCCACGGGAGAATCCTGCCAATCCAGGCGAAATTGTGGGCTACGGCCCGGTAAGCACAAGGGAAGATGCGGCTCAAGCGATTGAAGCTGCTTCCGCTGCGCTTTCTGTTTGGTCGCGAGTCCCTCTTACAGAGCGTATTGCGCATATGCAACGAGCAATTGAGAAGATAAAGGCAGCTGCAAATGAACTTGTGCCACTGCTCAGTCGCGAACATGGCAAGCCCCTGTACGATGCGGGTGGCGAAGTGTTCGTGACAACGATGTGGATGGAATATGCTTGTGCTGTAGCGGAAGAAGTGTTGAAGGATAAAGTGGAGGTCCATGAGAACGGGAAAACAATTACGACTCATGATCCGGTGGGTGTTGTCGCCGCGATTTTCCCGTGGAACTACCCTTTAGCCTTATCTACGATTAAGATTGCGCCGGCTCTTCTTGCAGGGAACACAATCGTCCTAAAGCCGAGTCCGTTTGCACCGCTGGCAGTCAGTAAAACGATTGAAATCATAGCGGAAGAGTTTCCGGCTGGAGTTATCAATTTAGTTCATGGTGATTCCGATGTCGGCATGGAACTGACAACGAACCCAAAGGTCGCTAAGATTGCCTTCACGGGAGGGACTGCCACAGGTAGAAGTATTATGAAGTCCGCAGCAGACACACTGAAAAACGTCACCTTAGAATTGGGTGGTAACGATGCTGCCATTATTCTGCCGGAATTTGATGTCACGGATGATCGTGCGATGCGTCGTCTTGTCATTTCAAATTTTTTGACCACTGGGCAGATTTGTATGATAGCTAAGCGTGTCTACGTACATCGCTCAATCTATGATAGTTTCGTGGAAAAGTATATTGAAGCAGCGAATAAATGGGTGCGTGTAGGAAATCCGTTCAATCCAGATGTTACTGTTGGTCCTGTAAACAACAGGCGTCAGCTCGAATATGTCAAGAGTCTCATTGACGATGCAAAGAGGCGTGGTGCCAAAGTCATTCCACTCGGGCGGATATTGGATTCGGAAGACTTTGAAAGAGGCTACTTCCTGCAACCTACGCTGGTTCTTGACGCTGGATATGACGCTCCCATTGTTGCCGAAGAGCAGTTTGGTCCAACCGTTCCGGTGTTGCCATATGATGATGAAGAACAGGTGATTTCGCTCGTTAATGATAGTATCTATGGGCTTACCAGCTCGGTGTGGGGAGAAGAAGAACATGCAACTCGTGTGGCTCGCCGCATTCAAGCAGGAACCACAATGATAAACACAGCAGCAGTACAGGGCCTTGATGTACGATTCCCGTTTGGTGGTTATAAACAGTCGGGAGTTGGGCGTGAGTACGGTGTTGAGGGGCTACTTGCTTACGTTGAAACCCATGTCATCAACATTCCAACCCTTGGAGAGTTACCCAATATTCCTGAATGA
- a CDS encoding 2,3-butanediol dehydrogenase: protein MKAAMWYGVKDVRVVEVPEQVTEAGTVKIQVEWCGICGSDLHEYAAGPMTIPVETPHPLTGQVAPVILGHEFAGKVVEIGSGVTHVRVGDRVAVEPLLSCGQCRPCQSGRYNLCVKRGFHGLTSNGGGFSERTVVPVHLVHKLPDNLSFEEGAIVEPAAVAVQAVYSSGIKLGDTCAVLGAGPIGLLLTQAVKAAGASTVIVVEVSEERLAKAEELGATHLINPRRQGVLDTILALTDGQGVDVSFEAAGVEAALSQALKCLKMNGELVIVSLWERPVSINPNLLVLHERKITSSAAYCRMYPRVLSLIANGQINAMGLISKKIKLADIVSEGFEALLMDKSQSKILVTPN, encoded by the coding sequence GTGAAAGCTGCAATGTGGTATGGCGTGAAAGATGTTAGGGTGGTAGAAGTGCCTGAGCAGGTTACCGAAGCAGGAACAGTTAAGATTCAGGTCGAGTGGTGCGGGATTTGCGGGAGCGATCTCCACGAATATGCAGCCGGTCCCATGACCATCCCTGTTGAAACACCACATCCGTTAACAGGTCAAGTGGCTCCAGTGATTTTAGGTCATGAGTTCGCTGGAAAGGTGGTCGAAATTGGGAGTGGCGTTACGCATGTAAGGGTAGGCGATCGCGTTGCTGTCGAACCTCTCCTCAGTTGCGGGCAATGTCGACCCTGTCAAAGTGGACGATACAACTTATGCGTTAAACGCGGATTTCACGGGCTCACGTCGAATGGCGGTGGATTTTCCGAACGTACGGTCGTTCCTGTTCATTTGGTACACAAACTCCCTGACAACCTGTCCTTTGAGGAGGGAGCCATCGTGGAACCGGCAGCGGTGGCCGTGCAAGCGGTTTACTCCAGTGGGATTAAGCTTGGTGACACCTGCGCCGTCTTGGGCGCTGGACCAATTGGGCTCTTGCTTACACAGGCGGTCAAGGCCGCCGGGGCGAGCACCGTGATTGTCGTAGAAGTTTCGGAAGAGCGGCTCGCCAAAGCCGAAGAATTGGGCGCGACTCATCTGATTAATCCGCGAAGGCAAGGTGTGCTGGATACCATTCTGGCACTCACAGATGGGCAAGGAGTGGACGTTAGTTTCGAGGCAGCAGGTGTAGAGGCAGCCCTTTCACAGGCACTTAAATGCCTGAAGATGAATGGTGAGCTGGTCATTGTCAGTCTGTGGGAGCGACCTGTTTCAATCAATCCGAATTTGCTTGTCTTACATGAGCGCAAAATCACGTCCTCAGCCGCCTATTGTCGCATGTACCCCAGAGTACTCTCGCTTATCGCCAATGGACAAATCAATGCCATGGGACTAATCTCCAAAAAAATCAAATTGGCTGACATCGTATCCGAAGGTTTTGAAGCACTGCTTATGGATAAATCGCAATCCAAGATTCTTGTTACACCGAACTAG